One segment of Pyricularia oryzae 70-15 chromosome 3, whole genome shotgun sequence DNA contains the following:
- a CDS encoding FAD binding domain-containing protein: MLGSQTLPTVAAVLAAVVSASPVSGREVATVPDDLTGELGCEALKLVYGSGSVFLPGDAEYAEEAAAFWSNTQLMSPTCIFRPTSAEQVASAVVGNSGTGTQWAVRGGGHMGIRGANNIDKGMLIVMSGIKTLRISEDRTAVHVGPGNKWGDVYDYLAQFDVAVAGGRLGPVGVPGLLLGGGVSFYGHQAGWSADNVLEYEVVLADGRTVAASADENQDLFWALKGGSANFGIVTDFKLRTFPSKKVWAGVYTVSGEHMAAFEEAVARYSSEPQDPLSHAVPMVIPMAGGVTVASVILFYDSETVSEPECFRDFLAIPPISPPTTAFKTVAEFAKENGALVVPGVNDVFLAGTTVGKTQAELLEGVQITNKVFLDAVPALHAAIGGADKMVLNSINWQPIGAAWQAASEKMNPAGNALGIDTAAKGTYLAWALAIEWVDGPGHDEIVDKWVRETIAAMEEATKAAGLYDAFNYMGDAAGFQEVYAGYGEENQKKLLEISRKYDPERVTQKLWPGGFKVGV, translated from the coding sequence atgcTCGGCTCACAAACCCTGCCCACCGTGGCGGCCGTCCTGGCGGCCGTGGTATCGGCCTCCCCCGTCTCGGGTCGCGAGGTCGCCACAGTGCCCGACGACTTGACCGGCGAGCTCGGCTGCGAGGCCCTGAAGCTCGTCTACGGCTCCGGAAGCGTCTTCCTGCCCGGGGATGCAGAGTACGccgaggaggcggcggcgttttGGTCCAACACGCAGCTCATGTCGCCGACGTGCATCTTCCGCCCGACCTCGGCGGAGCAGGTGGCGTCGGCGGTGGTGGGCAACAGCGGCACGGGCACGCAGTGGGCAGTCCGCGGCGGCGGGCACATGGGCATCCGCGGCGCCAACAACATCGACAAGGGCATGCTCATCGTCATGTCGGGCATCAAGACGCTCCGCATCTCGGAGGACCGCACGGCCGTCCACGTCGGGCCCGGCAACAAGTGGGGCGACGTGTACGACTACCTGGCGCAGTTTGACGTCGCCGTCGCGGGCGGTCGGCTCGGCCCCGTCGGCGTCCCCGGTCTGctgctcggcggcggcgtcagcTTCTACGGCCACCAGGCCGGCTGGTCCGCCGACAACGTGCTCGAGTACGAGGTCGTGCTGGCCGACGGCCGCACCGTCGCGGCGTCGGCCGACGAGAACCAGGACCTGTTCTGGGCCCTCAAGGGCGGCAGCGCCAACTTTGGCATCGTCACCGACTTCAAGCTGCGGACTTTTCCCTCCAAAAAGGTCTGGGCCGGCGTCTACACCGTCTCGGGCGAGCACATGGCCGCGTTCGAGGAGGCCGTCGCCAGGTACTCGTCGGAGCCGCAGGATCCCCTCTCCCACGCCGTGCCCATGGTCATCCCCATGGCGGGCGGCGTGACGGTGGCGTCGGTGATCCTCTTTTACGACTCGGAGACGGTCTCGGAGCCCGAGTGCTTCAGGGACTTTTTGGCCATCCCGCCCATCTCGCCACCGACGACGGCCTTCAAGACGGTGGCCGAGTTCGCCAAGGAGAACGGTGCGCTCGTGGTGCCCGGGGTCAACGACGTCTTCCTGGCCGGCACGACGGTGGGCAAGACGCAGGCCGAGCTGCTCGAGGGCGTGCAGATCACCAACAAGGTCTTCCTCGACGCGGTGCCGGCCCTGCACGCGGCCATCGGTGGGGCCGACAAGATGGTGCTTAACAGCATCAACTGGCAGCCCATCGGCGCGGCGTGGCAGGCGGCCTCGGAGAAGATGAACCCGGCCGGCAACGCGCTCGGCATCGACACGGCGGCCAAGGGCACGTACCTCGCCTGGGCGCTGGCCATCGAGTGGGTCGACGGGCCCGGCCACGACGAGATTGTCGACAAGTGGGTCAGGGAGACCATCGCCGCCATGGAGGAGGCCACCAAGGCCGCCGGGCTCTACGATGCCTTCAACTACATGGGGGACGCCGCCGGGTTCCAAGAGGTTTATGCTGGATACGGCGAGGAGAACCAGAAGAAGCTGTTGGAGATTTCGAGAAAGTACGACCCCGAGAGGGTCACGCAGAAGCTGTGGCCTGGCGGTTTCAAGGTCGGCGTCTAA
- a CDS encoding NAPE-hydrolyzing phospholipase D — MATCLASRLSRPIVRNIRHHSELKLLLLPRNLQTSSRMSTAYTATVAKASTGAVPDDAAAKSHHVMDKRGNRIKFRNPHPSAGEEHSVVDVFRRMGKARRNGEMEIPSTANHKIRVIEPTFLPSRTASDRLRATWLGHACYYMEYPSGIRVLFDPVFETHCSPLPEFLSSAYRRFTPAPCQVAEIPIIDAVVISHSHYDHLSHPTVKQIAARHPQAHFFVGLGLARWFRSSGIANVTELDWWEDAELRLKAADGSPDATATISCLPSQHASGRGPLDKDTTLWASWAVSSGGRSVWFAGDTGYRKVPELPAGEDDYGPQHASLPRNPDFAKIGALRGPFDLGLIPVGAYKPRWLWSQVHADPFDAVEIFKDARCTRALGKHWGTWHLTSEDVDEPPKLLREALKRSGIAEEGVFDVCSIGESREF; from the exons ATGGCAACCTGCTTAGCTTCTCGACTTTCGAGACCGATTGTCCGCAACATTCGTCACCATTCCGAGTTGAAGCTTTTGCTGCTCCCCAGGAATCTACAAACATCAAGCAGAATGTCTACTGCATACACAGCAACTGTTGCGAAGGCCAGCACAGGTGCCGTCCCTGACGATGCAGCTGCAAAATCACACCACGTCATGGATAAGCGTGGGAATCGCATCAAGTTCAGAAACCCACATCCTTCTGCCGGCGAAGAACATAGCGTCGTTGACGTCTTTAGGCGGATGGGAAA AGCACGCAGGAATGGCGAAATGGAAATACCATCAACAGCCAACCACAAGATCCGTGTCATCGAGCCGACCTTTCTCCCCTCGCGAACAGCCTCGGACCGCCTACGCGCGACGTGGCTGGGCCACGCCTGCTACTACATGGAATACCCCTCTGGCATCCGCGTGCTCTTCGACCCGGTCTTTGAGACGCACTGCTCGCCGCTGCCAGAGTTCCTCAGCTCGGCGTACCGCCGCTTCACCCCTGCGCCCTGCCAGGTGGCCGAGATACCCATCATCGACGCCGTCGTGATATCCCACTCGCACTACGACCACCTGTCCCACCCGACCGTCAAGCAGATCGCCGCGCGGCACCCGCAGGCCCACTTCTTTGTCGGCCTGGGCCTGGCCCGCTGGTTCAGGAGCAGCGGCATCGCCAACGTGACGGAGCTGGACTGGTGGGAGGACGCCGAGCTGCGCCTCAAGGCTGCCGACGGCTCCCCCGACGCCACGGCGACCATCTCGTGCCTCCCGTCGCAGCACGCTTCAGGCCGCGGTCCGTTGGACAAGGACACGACCTTGTGGGCGTCGTGGGCCGTCTCGTCGGGCGGCAGGTCCGTGTGGTTCGCCGGCGACACGGGCTATCGCAAAGTGCCGGAGCTGCCGGCGGGCGAGGACGACTACGGGCCCCAGCACGCCTCCCTGCCGCGCAACCCGGACTTTGCCAAGATCGGCGCGCTCCGCGGGCCCTTTGACCTCGGCCTGATCCCCGTCGGCGCCTACAAGCCGCGCTGGCTGTGGTCGCAGGTCCACGCGGACCCGTTCGACGCCGTCGAGATCTTCAAGGACGCCAGGTGCACAAGAGCTCTCGGAAAGCACTGGGGAACCTGGCACTTGACCAGCGAAGACGTGGACGAGCCGCCGAAGCTGTTGAGGGAGGCGCTAAAGAGGTCGGGCATCGCCGAGGAGGGTGTGTTTGACGTCTGCAGCATAGGCGAGTCGCGGGAGTTTTAA